The stretch of DNA ACTCACAATGCCCGCCAAATCAATTGCAGCCTCAACCCCAGAGTTGCCTCCACCAATTACTGCGACACGCTTGCCTTTGTAGAGCGGACCATCACAGTGAGGGCAGTAAGCAACGCCTTTACCGCGGTACTCTTGTTCGCCCGGCACATTCATTTCGCGCCAGCGTGCACCTGTACTCAGAATGACTGTCTTACTCTTCAGAACGGCACCATTTTCTAAGGTGATCGTAATCTCATCGCCAGTCTTGCTCAGGCTCTTGGCGGTCTGCAGATTCATGACATCGACTTCGTATTCTTTGACGTGCTGCTCAAGCGCCATCACTAATTTAGGGCCCTCAGTTTCTTTAACGGAAATGAAGTTTTCAATCCCTACGGTATCAGCTACCTGCCCACCAAAGCGTTGAGCCACAACACCAGTCCTGATTCCTTTACGGGCAGAGTAAATTGCAGCTGAAGCACCTGCTGGTCCTCCACCGATAATCAGAGAGTCATAAGCAGCTTTAGCGCTCAATTTTTCTGCATCACGTGCTGAGGTATTGGTATCCAATTTAGCAGCAATTTCTTCAACGCTCATACGACCCTGACCAAATACTTCGCCATTCAGAATCACGGTAGGTACAGCCATGATTTGATATTGATCAACCAAACCCTGGAAGAGGGCGCCATCAATCATTTCATGTTCGATATCGGGATTAAGAGCGGCCATCAGGTTTAGGGCCTGAACAACATCCGGGCAGTTATGGCATGACAAAGAAATGAATGTCTGAAAGTGCTTTTTACCTTCCAAGCTTTTAATACTCTCGATCACATCTTGCTCAACCTTTGGTGGGTAGCCACTAGCTTGCAAAATAGCCAAAATGAAAGAAGTCATTTCATGACCCATAGGTAGGCCAGAGAATGCAATACGAGCAACTTCATCCACCTTACCTACGGTAAAGCTAGGAATATTTTTACTACTACCTGAGGTTTTTACAGTGATCTTAGTAGATTGCTCGGCAACTTCATTCAGTAGCTCTAGCATTTGAGCCGCGTGAGTACTGTCATCCAAAGTGGCTTCTAAAATAATCGGGCTTTCTATTTTTTCAAAATAGGCTTTGAGTTGGGTTTTGATATTGGTATCTAACATGCTGTATTCCTTAGTGTTGAATCTTGATGAGTCTATTGGGTAGGGATTTTGTTTCTCATCCTGCCCAATAGACTCTCCAAAGAGAGTCTATTGATTGCTAATTACTTCTGACTTTGATACTTAGATCTTGCCTACGAGATCCAAAGATGGAGTCAATGTTGCTGCGCCTTCTTTCCACTTGGCTGGGCATACTTCGCCTGGGTGAGCAGCTGTGTATTGAGCAGCCTTGATTTTGCGTAATGTTTCAGAGATTTCGCGAGCGATCTCATTTGAGTGCACTTCAGCGGTCTTGATAACACCTTCTGGATTGATGATGAATGTACCGCGCAAAGCAAGACCTTCTTCATCAATATGCACATCAAAACCACGTGTCAATGTATGTGTTGGATCACCAACCAATGGAAACTTCGCCTTACCTACTGCAGGTGAAGTCTCATGCCATACTTTGTGTGAGAAATGAGTATCGGTAGTAACGATATAAACCTCTGCACCCATTTTCTGAAATTCAGCATAGTTATCAGCTGCATCTTCAATTTCTGTTGGACAGTTGAATGTGAATGCTGCTGGCATAAAAATGAATACCGACCAGTGACCTTTGAGGGACTCATTGGAAACGGTGACAAACTTACCGTTATGGAAAGCTTGGGTTTTGAATGGAATTACTGGTGTGTTGATTAATGACATGGGGTTTTCCTGTTAAAAATAAATGAGTTAATGCACGACAGGAGTCATTCTGAAGCGGAATGCTATATTTGTATAACAAATAATAATGATATAAATGATCGTTTTTTTAGATCAGTAAATTGAGCACTGGCTTGATAATGCTGCGATGAGACCAATTTTGTATTCTTACCGTAGATGCCCTTATGCAATGAGGGCTCGTATGGCTTTGAAATACGCCGGTATTGAATATGAGCACCGGGAGATTATTTTGCGCGATAAACCACAATCCATGTTGCGGGTATCCCCCAAAGGAACTGTTCCAGTTTTGTGTGTTGATGAGCTAATCCTGGATCAGAGTCTGGACATCATGCGCTGGGCCTTGGGTATTTCTGATCCAGATGGTTGGCTGGAGGTTGATCAACTAATCTCGATAGAGTGGCTCGAAAAAAATGATGGCCCATTTAAAACTCTATTAGATCAATACAAGTATCCCGAGAGATATCCTCATCTCAATCGAGAAGCGATTTTGAATGCCGCAATAGAGTTGATGCTCGGACCAATGGAGGCCGCGCTGAAATTAAATGCTTATTTAATGGGTAATAAGCTATCTTGGGTAGACGTAGCTATCTTTCCGTTTATTCGGCAATTTTCAATGTCTGATCAAAAAAACTTTGAGCGATTGCCGCTCCCCAACATTCAGAATTGGCTTGGTGAACTGATTGAATCCGAATTGTTTAATTCGGTCATGCACAAGCATCCAGCTTGGATTGAGTAGGCCTAAAAAAGCCCCCGAATTTTCATTCGAGGGCTCTCAAATTAAATGACTTAGCTAATTAAGCGTTTGCCAAATGTGCTTCTAAAGTCTTAGTGAACTTATTAGCGTGGCTACGCTCAGCC from Polynucleobacter duraquae encodes:
- a CDS encoding glutathione S-transferase, with the translated sequence MRPILYSYRRCPYAMRARMALKYAGIEYEHREIILRDKPQSMLRVSPKGTVPVLCVDELILDQSLDIMRWALGISDPDGWLEVDQLISIEWLEKNDGPFKTLLDQYKYPERYPHLNREAILNAAIELMLGPMEAALKLNAYLMGNKLSWVDVAIFPFIRQFSMSDQKNFERLPLPNIQNWLGELIESELFNSVMHKHPAWIE
- the ahpF gene encoding alkyl hydroperoxide reductase subunit F — encoded protein: MLDTNIKTQLKAYFEKIESPIILEATLDDSTHAAQMLELLNEVAEQSTKITVKTSGSSKNIPSFTVGKVDEVARIAFSGLPMGHEMTSFILAILQASGYPPKVEQDVIESIKSLEGKKHFQTFISLSCHNCPDVVQALNLMAALNPDIEHEMIDGALFQGLVDQYQIMAVPTVILNGEVFGQGRMSVEEIAAKLDTNTSARDAEKLSAKAAYDSLIIGGGPAGASAAIYSARKGIRTGVVAQRFGGQVADTVGIENFISVKETEGPKLVMALEQHVKEYEVDVMNLQTAKSLSKTGDEITITLENGAVLKSKTVILSTGARWREMNVPGEQEYRGKGVAYCPHCDGPLYKGKRVAVIGGGNSGVEAAIDLAGIVSHVTLVEFDTKLRADAVLQKKMHSMPNVTVITNALSKEVLGADGKVTTLRYEDRTNNQIHDIALEGIFVQIGLLPNTDWLKGVIDLSPRGEVIIDQKGETSMPGVFAAGDCTTVPYKQIIIAMGEGAKASLSAFDYLIRS
- the ahpC gene encoding alkyl hydroperoxide reductase subunit C, with protein sequence MSLINTPVIPFKTQAFHNGKFVTVSNESLKGHWSVFIFMPAAFTFNCPTEIEDAADNYAEFQKMGAEVYIVTTDTHFSHKVWHETSPAVGKAKFPLVGDPTHTLTRGFDVHIDEEGLALRGTFIINPEGVIKTAEVHSNEIAREISETLRKIKAAQYTAAHPGEVCPAKWKEGAATLTPSLDLVGKI